The sequence CAGGCGGTTCTCTGCTTCGTCCCATACGACGGAGTTGGGGCCTTCGATCACGCCGTCGCTGATCTCCTCGCCGCGGTGCGCGGGGAGGCAGTGCAGTACGAGGGCGTCCTTCTTGGCGAGGGCGAGGAGCTTCTCGTCGAGCTGATAGCCTGCGAAGGCCTTTTCGCGGATCTTCTGCTCCTCTTCCTGCCCCATGCTGGCCCAGACGTCGGTGTTGAGGACGTCGGCGTCTTTCGCGGCCTCTTTGGGGTCGCGGACGACCACGATCTTGGATGAGCCGTTATTCTTCGCCCACTCGAGCACCTGCGGGTTCGGGTCGTAACCTTCCGGGCAGGCAAGCGTCAGGTCGAAGCCGAAGATGGCGGCCGCCTCGATCCAGGAGTTGGCCATGTTGTTTCCGTCGCCGATCCAGGCGAACTTGAGCCCGTCGTAGCTCCCTTTGTGCTCGATCACAGTGAAGACGTCCGCCATGATCTGGCAGGGGTGGTGCAGGTCGGTCAAGCCGTTGATGACCGGGATGGAGGCGTATTTCGCGAACTCTTCGACGGTCTCCTGGGCGAAGGTACGGATCATGACGCCGTCGCAGTAGCGTGCCATGACGCGGGCGGTGTCCTTGATCGGCTCGCCGCGACCCATCTGGGAGTCCTTGCTGGAGATGAAGAGCGGGTGCCCGCCCAGTTGGTACATGCCGACCTCGAAGGAGATCCTGGTGCGGGTCGAGGACTTCTCGAAGATCATGGCGAGCGACTTGCCCTTCAAGAGGTGATGCTCGACGCCGCTCTTCGTCTTGGCTTTGAGGTCCTTGCAGAGGACGAACATGGCGTCCAGCTCGGCTTTGGTGAACTGGCTCAGGGCCAGGAAGTCTTTTTTCATGGTATGCGGTTCTCGCTTCTCTGTTTTGATAGTGCCGGATGTGGGCACCTTGAAACGTCATTTCCCTCTTCCGCAAACTCTCCCTCTCCCGGAGGGGGAGGGTAGGGGAGGGGGAAGGGTGCCGGCGAAATCCCCCCTCCCTGCCTCCCCCCTCCGGGGGGAGGAGAGTGGACAGGGTGAGGGAGAAATCAAAGCTTTATAGCGCGGCCAGGATCTCGGTCAGCCCGGCGATCATGTCGTCCACTTCCTTCTTGCCGACGATGAGCGGCGGAACGAAGCGGAGCACCTTCTCTTGGGCGCAGTTCAAAAGAAGCCCGCGCGAGAGTGCCGTCTTCACGATGTCGCCGCCGGGGATGGCGAGCTCGACGCCGATCATGAGGCCGATACCGCGCACATCCTTGATGAGGCTCGGGAACTTCTTGTGCAGCGCTTCCAGTTCGCCCATCAGGTACTCGCCCATCTCCTCGGTCCGGTTCAGGATCCCTTCCTCCTGGATCGCGCGGATCGTGGCGACTGCCGCGGCGGTCACGAGCGGGTTGCCGCCGAAGGTGGAGCCGTGGGTGCCCGGGGTGAAGGATTCGGCAAGCCGGTCGGTGGCGAGCAT is a genomic window of Geomonas ferrireducens containing:
- the argF gene encoding ornithine carbamoyltransferase, with the translated sequence MKKDFLALSQFTKAELDAMFVLCKDLKAKTKSGVEHHLLKGKSLAMIFEKSSTRTRISFEVGMYQLGGHPLFISSKDSQMGRGEPIKDTARVMARYCDGVMIRTFAQETVEEFAKYASIPVINGLTDLHHPCQIMADVFTVIEHKGSYDGLKFAWIGDGNNMANSWIEAAAIFGFDLTLACPEGYDPNPQVLEWAKNNGSSKIVVVRDPKEAAKDADVLNTDVWASMGQEEEQKIREKAFAGYQLDEKLLALAKKDALVLHCLPAHRGEEISDGVIEGPNSVVWDEAENRLHVQKAIMATLMK